From a single Planctellipticum variicoloris genomic region:
- the rplU gene encoding 50S ribosomal protein L21 — protein sequence MFAIFEDGSRQYKVQPGEKVVVDYRVDAQVGDTITFEKVLLANGGGASVIGLPAIEGATITGEVTNNLFKGPKLEIQKLRRRHASKRHTGHRQKHTQVQITGITIPGLQVVEAEAAAN from the coding sequence ATGTTCGCGATTTTTGAAGATGGCAGCCGGCAGTACAAAGTTCAGCCGGGCGAAAAAGTGGTCGTCGATTACCGGGTTGACGCCCAAGTCGGCGACACGATCACCTTCGAGAAGGTGCTGCTCGCCAACGGCGGCGGCGCCAGCGTGATCGGCCTCCCCGCCATTGAGGGGGCGACCATCACCGGCGAAGTGACGAACAATCTGTTCAAGGGACCGAAGCTGGAGATTCAGAAACTCCGCCGTCGGCACGCCTCGAAGCGTCACACCGGTCACCGCCAGAAGCACACTCAGGTCCAGATTACCGGGATCACAATCCCCGGCCTGCAGGTGGTCGAAGCGGAAGCCGCCGCCAACTGA
- a CDS encoding Rne/Rng family ribonuclease, whose translation MTNEMLMNVLQPEESRIAIVEDGVLEELYVERNSLENYVGNIYKGRVVNLEPSIQAAFVDFGVGRNGFLHVSDVEYQYYKHLVDGKPDEFDDDDEDEEEERPPRRGAPRGRANERNARSKPPIQEIFKRGSEVLVQVIKEGIGSKGPTLSTYISIPGRYLVLMPGLQRVGVSRKIADDVTRRKLRQALTELNPPPGLGFIIRTAGIDRSQKDLQRDLNYLLRLWSLIVGRIKKFPAPVDIYEESDMIIRTIRDIYTGDIDSILIDEPRAYERAREFMKIVLPRHVDRIQLFDGREPLFNKYGIEDEIARIQNRHVPLKGGGSIVIDQTEALVAIDVNSGNYRADENAEENAYQVNLRAAEEISRQIRLRDLGGVIVNDFIDMRDERHRRGVERALMNAVRRDRARTKIMRISPFGLIEMTRQRIRPSLRRSVYEDCPCCHGTGQVKTGESMAIEVMRLLMTHSNHPDVVKVNVEVHDRVAAFLNNRKRRDIMQLEESYDVTISINALPNAAPEHLKFHCTNELGNEIKIPMREDSKSRR comes from the coding sequence ATGACGAACGAAATGCTGATGAATGTCCTCCAGCCGGAGGAGAGCCGGATCGCCATCGTTGAAGACGGCGTTCTGGAAGAGCTTTACGTCGAGCGAAACAGTCTCGAAAACTACGTCGGGAACATCTACAAAGGCCGCGTCGTCAACCTGGAGCCCAGCATCCAGGCCGCGTTCGTCGACTTCGGCGTTGGCCGCAACGGCTTCCTCCACGTCAGCGACGTCGAGTACCAGTACTACAAGCACCTCGTCGACGGCAAACCGGACGAGTTCGACGACGACGATGAGGACGAGGAAGAAGAGCGTCCGCCCCGTCGCGGAGCGCCGCGCGGCCGCGCCAACGAGCGCAACGCCCGCAGCAAGCCGCCGATTCAAGAGATCTTCAAACGCGGCAGCGAAGTCCTGGTGCAGGTCATCAAGGAAGGGATCGGCAGCAAAGGGCCGACCCTCTCGACCTACATCAGCATCCCGGGCCGCTATCTGGTCCTGATGCCCGGCCTGCAGCGCGTCGGCGTGAGCCGCAAAATTGCCGACGACGTGACCCGCCGCAAGCTGCGCCAGGCGCTGACGGAGCTGAACCCGCCGCCTGGTCTGGGATTCATCATTCGGACGGCGGGGATCGATCGTTCGCAGAAAGACCTGCAGCGGGATCTCAACTACTTGCTGCGGCTGTGGTCGCTGATCGTCGGCCGGATCAAGAAGTTCCCGGCGCCGGTCGACATCTACGAAGAAAGCGACATGATCATTCGGACGATCCGGGACATCTACACCGGTGACATCGACTCGATCCTGATCGACGAGCCGCGGGCCTACGAGCGAGCCCGCGAGTTCATGAAGATCGTGCTGCCGCGCCACGTCGACCGGATTCAACTGTTCGACGGACGCGAGCCACTCTTCAACAAGTACGGCATCGAGGACGAGATCGCCCGCATCCAGAACCGGCACGTGCCGCTGAAGGGTGGCGGATCGATCGTCATCGACCAGACTGAAGCCCTCGTCGCCATCGACGTCAACAGCGGCAACTACCGCGCCGACGAAAACGCCGAGGAGAACGCCTACCAGGTCAACCTGCGGGCGGCCGAGGAGATCAGCCGGCAGATCCGCCTGCGGGATCTGGGCGGCGTGATCGTCAACGACTTCATCGACATGCGCGACGAGCGACATCGTCGCGGCGTCGAGCGGGCGCTGATGAACGCCGTCCGCCGGGACCGGGCCCGGACGAAGATCATGCGGATCAGCCCGTTCGGGCTGATCGAGATGACCCGTCAGCGGATCCGGCCGTCGCTCCGCCGAAGCGTCTACGAGGACTGCCCCTGCTGTCACGGGACGGGCCAGGTCAAGACCGGCGAGAGCATGGCGATCGAGGTCATGCGGCTGCTGATGACCCACTCCAACCACCCGGACGTGGTGAAAGTGAATGTGGAAGTCCACGATCGCGTCGCGGCGTTCCTGAACAACCGGAAGCGGCGGGACATCATGCAGCTCGAAGAGTCGTATGACGTGACGATCAGCATCAACGCCCTCCCGAACGCCGCGCCGGAACACCTCAAGTTCCATTGCACCAATGAGTTGGGGAACGAGATTAAAATTCCGATGCGGGAAGACTCGAAATCCCGCCGGTAA
- the ptsP gene encoding phosphoenolpyruvate--protein phosphotransferase, with amino-acid sequence MLVKRGIAVSPGVAIGPAMVFGTENFRIPRRVVSRDAVELELQRFETALAAVCHEIELNEKLAADRLGAQYAAIFGAHLMMLRDGELIAQIEALIRQKSFSPEFAVSRILRQYAHRFQNLGGQYLAERAADIYDLEKRILRHLLGEAREELQHLMAPVVILAHNLTPSETANLDRKFVLGFATEVGGHTSHTAILAGALEIPAVVGVGSFLNDVSGAETIIIDGTSGEVILDPDEDTLMRYRASEARYRSFTKRLETLRHLPAETRDDVSIELLGNIEFPAEAEHARQRGAEGIGLYRTEFLYLESNREPTEEDHYQAYCEVLRAFPKEPVIIRTLDLGADKMPGSLRSSYPDSVNPALSVRSIRLSLLHLELFKTQLRAILRAGVHGDLRVMFPLIASLLEFRQARMILGDVMEDLDEQGVPFRRDMPVGMMVEVPSAALLAEEFAREVDFFSIGTNDLIQYTLAVDRADPAVSKLYQAGDPSILRLIQMVVAAGRRRGVPVSICGQMSSDPLYLPLLIGMGVRKFSVTPHAIPELKEVIRSLTIARAEKIASRVEAMEVARDVESFLRGELSRRFGDSVRGVPQQSESELDAGAASASV; translated from the coding sequence ATGCTTGTGAAGCGCGGGATTGCCGTTTCTCCAGGCGTGGCCATCGGCCCGGCCATGGTGTTCGGCACGGAGAACTTCCGGATCCCGCGCCGGGTTGTCTCTCGAGATGCCGTCGAACTGGAGCTGCAGCGGTTCGAGACGGCCCTGGCGGCGGTTTGTCACGAGATCGAACTGAACGAGAAACTGGCAGCCGATCGTCTCGGGGCTCAGTACGCCGCAATTTTCGGCGCACATCTGATGATGCTGCGTGACGGCGAATTGATCGCTCAGATCGAAGCCCTGATCCGGCAGAAGAGTTTCTCGCCCGAGTTTGCCGTCAGTCGGATTTTGCGGCAGTACGCTCATCGATTCCAGAATCTGGGCGGACAGTATCTGGCAGAACGGGCTGCGGATATCTACGACCTGGAGAAGCGAATTCTCCGGCACCTGCTGGGAGAGGCCCGCGAAGAGCTGCAGCACCTGATGGCTCCGGTTGTCATCCTCGCCCACAACCTGACGCCAAGCGAAACGGCAAATCTCGACCGGAAATTCGTGCTGGGATTTGCGACCGAAGTCGGCGGACATACCAGCCACACGGCGATCCTGGCCGGCGCTCTGGAGATTCCGGCAGTCGTCGGCGTGGGTTCGTTTCTGAACGATGTTTCCGGCGCCGAGACGATCATTATCGACGGCACGTCGGGCGAAGTGATTCTCGATCCCGACGAAGACACGCTGATGCGGTATCGCGCCTCTGAGGCCCGATATCGCAGCTTCACAAAACGGCTGGAAACGCTGCGGCATCTGCCCGCGGAGACGCGGGACGACGTTTCGATCGAGCTGCTGGGGAACATCGAGTTTCCCGCGGAAGCCGAGCACGCCAGGCAGCGGGGCGCGGAGGGGATTGGTCTGTATCGGACCGAGTTCCTCTATCTCGAGTCCAATCGCGAGCCGACTGAGGAGGATCATTACCAGGCCTATTGCGAGGTCCTGCGAGCCTTCCCGAAGGAACCGGTCATCATCCGGACTCTCGATCTGGGGGCGGACAAGATGCCGGGGAGCCTGCGCTCAAGCTACCCCGACAGCGTCAATCCCGCCCTGAGCGTCCGCAGCATCCGGTTGAGCCTGCTGCATCTGGAGCTGTTCAAGACGCAACTGCGGGCGATCCTGCGGGCGGGAGTGCACGGCGATCTGCGAGTGATGTTCCCTCTGATCGCCAGTCTGCTGGAATTCCGGCAGGCGCGAATGATCCTGGGTGACGTGATGGAAGACCTTGATGAGCAAGGAGTTCCGTTCCGCAGAGACATGCCGGTCGGCATGATGGTCGAGGTCCCCTCGGCGGCGCTCCTGGCGGAGGAATTCGCGCGCGAGGTCGATTTTTTCTCCATTGGGACCAACGACCTGATCCAGTACACTCTGGCGGTCGACCGGGCCGATCCGGCGGTTTCCAAACTGTATCAGGCGGGCGATCCCTCGATTCTGCGCCTGATTCAGATGGTGGTCGCTGCTGGCCGCAGGCGAGGCGTACCGGTCTCGATCTGCGGACAGATGAGTTCCGACCCGCTCTACCTGCCGTTGTTAATCGGCATGGGAGTCCGCAAGTTCAGCGTGACGCCGCATGCCATTCCGGAATTGAAAGAAGTCATTCGCAGTCTGACCATCGCTCGTGCGGAGAAGATCGCTTCCCGCGTGGAAGCGATGGAAGTCGCCAGGGACGTGGAGAGCTTTCTGCGTGGCGAGTTGAGTCGAAGATTCGGGGACTCCGTCAGAGGGGTTCCCCAGCAGTCAGAGAGTGAACTGGATGCCGGCGCTGCGTCGGCATCGGTGTGA
- a CDS encoding HPr family phosphocarrier protein, translated as MVDAAIIRRVVTVNTEHGLHIRPCSLIAKAAQRYSSQVWVQKDQTRVDARRVLELLTLAAGPGAELELQAAGSDAEAVIDELSRLFETNFIDAEPSPVPSA; from the coding sequence ATGGTGGATGCAGCCATTATTCGCAGGGTGGTGACGGTCAATACCGAGCACGGCCTGCACATTCGCCCGTGTTCCCTGATCGCCAAGGCGGCTCAGCGATACTCCAGTCAAGTCTGGGTTCAGAAAGATCAGACACGCGTCGACGCTCGACGCGTGCTGGAGTTGCTGACTCTGGCCGCTGGTCCCGGAGCCGAACTGGAGCTGCAGGCGGCAGGGAGCGATGCTGAAGCCGTGATCGACGAGCTGAGCCGGTTGTTTGAAACCAATTTCATCGATGCCGAGCCCTCGCCGGTCCCTTCGGCCTGA
- a CDS encoding PTS sugar transporter subunit IIA, whose protein sequence is MKLTDFVVKDAVVADLQATTKEAAIRAMVGKLREAGAIGADDEDGIVAAILKREELGSTGIGNGVAVPHTKHPSVDKLVATVALAHDGVDFSSLDGEPVYILFLLVSPPDRPGDHLRGLENISRHLRNQNFCKFLKQSKQQAAVWDLLLEADNNEI, encoded by the coding sequence ATGAAGCTGACGGATTTTGTCGTCAAGGACGCCGTTGTTGCAGACCTTCAGGCGACCACGAAAGAAGCGGCGATTCGAGCGATGGTCGGCAAGCTTCGCGAAGCCGGCGCCATTGGTGCCGACGACGAAGACGGCATTGTTGCTGCCATTCTGAAGCGAGAAGAACTGGGATCCACCGGCATCGGCAACGGCGTCGCCGTGCCTCATACCAAGCACCCCTCCGTCGACAAGCTGGTGGCCACGGTCGCGCTGGCCCATGACGGGGTCGATTTTTCGAGTCTCGACGGCGAGCCGGTCTACATTCTGTTCCTGCTGGTCTCTCCGCCCGATCGGCCAGGCGACCATTTGCGGGGGCTGGAAAACATTTCGCGACACTTGCGGAATCAGAACTTCTGCAAGTTCCTGAAGCAGTCGAAGCAGCAGGCGGCGGTTTGGGATCTGCTTCTGGAGGCGGACAATAACGAGATTTAA
- the hpf gene encoding ribosome hibernation-promoting factor, HPF/YfiA family — translation MQVAITSRHGTLSPSAHDYISGKAEKILTFHDRITAIGITVDFTGGRSKVELLVDAEHKHNFVASEQADDAVAAFDLALHKMEQQIRKYKERIQDHKHTPPVSEITRDPNS, via the coding sequence GTGCAGGTGGCAATTACCTCGCGGCATGGCACACTCAGCCCCAGCGCGCACGATTACATTTCAGGCAAAGCTGAAAAAATTCTGACGTTTCACGACCGGATCACCGCGATTGGGATTACTGTCGATTTCACCGGCGGTCGATCCAAAGTGGAACTGCTCGTTGATGCGGAGCACAAGCACAATTTTGTGGCGTCTGAGCAGGCGGACGATGCTGTCGCCGCCTTCGACCTGGCACTGCATAAGATGGAACAGCAGATCCGGAAGTACAAAGAGCGGATCCAGGATCACAAACACACTCCGCCTGTAAGCGAAATCACGCGCGACCCCAATAGCTGA